The Eriocheir sinensis breed Jianghai 21 chromosome 58, ASM2467909v1, whole genome shotgun sequence sequence GCTTAATATGAAAAAAGTGCAATGAATAACCACTTTCTCTGACAAACTAAAGATATACAAGAGCATAGGAGGATAGGTTATAATTCTAAAAGCAAGGTAGGTTAATACAGCTAAATCATTAGTTTTCCCATAATGTCACTCCAGCTTCCTGACTGCCCTATAAATATCTCTACCAACACACTCCCTCCAACACAAAGCCAaggagcctcctcctccccctgctggtACCCCTCAGCCCTCACCTCCAGGTTGATGTGCTGATGGAAGGGGATTTGGCGctgcttctcctgcttctcctgctCGGTAGTTCGCTCGTGCTGACGCTGAAACAAAATTCACGTGATATTAGGCGAGTAGATAACTCTTCCACTGCTCCAGGCTTCTCATTATTCAGTGTACTAGTGACATCAGGTGTCAGGAGAACGAAAGTATAAAAATCATCATAAAGATACTACATATTCACTATACCTTAATCTGTAGAACTTAACATATAAATGGCATTTGCtatgaagataaaaatataaaatcatCACAGGACACAAATTTCATCTACATCAGGAGATACTTTATATCACTGCCATTTGCCTACTGCCCAAGAAACTCACCTGAGGAAGGAGTCCCTGAGCCAGGAGCTCCTTGGCACGTCCACCAGACTGGATGTCCAGCAGGGCATTGTGGGCCTCCTTGATGTTGCCGTGACGGAAAGCGCACAGGCCCAGCTGGACCATTGTGCGGTTGTATAGGATTTGGGTGGGCAGGTCAGAGTGATGGATGGTCTCCTGTAAGGTGGCCAGAAATCGATTAATATCATGCTGTAATCTAAAGCAAGACAGGAATAAAAACCATTTCTACATCTAAATAAGTAAAACTATACAAGGGAATACTTTTTGAAGAACgagagaacaacaaaaaaataagagtacTATTGAGTGTATCAGGAAGAAAGAAGCTAAACAACACACAAAAAGGACAAAAGGAGGAAGCATAGCAAAGGCTTTCTGTTCTAGCACTGAGCTTCTTTGAGGTCTGTGAAATCAAAGATAAAGTTCTTTTtcataataaacaaaaaacagaaccaacaacCAATATAACTGATAACTTCACTATATAACTAAATGGTGCAGAAATAACTTGGAACTGTCAACTGTATCTTCAAAACATTGTAAACTACCAGTGTTGATTCTGCAGTAACAAATGAGTGCACACCCACCTGTAAGTGAGCCATGAGCATGAGGTCACGAGCCTCGTACCACTTGTCATGGAGGGACATGTGATAGATGTGGCACAGCACCGCCCTGGTACGCAGACGGTCCGTGTTGTCCCGCACGTAGATGTACTTACAGAGACGATCCATTTCAGCCAGACTGGTGTCATCCGTGGTGGGCAGATCACCCTGGGGAAGGCAGAGGAGATATGATGCACACAGGAATGGAAGATGAAGTCAATAAAATGATCCTAGTAATTCTAATCAGATTAAAAAATGGCTTCATAGTTCTCAGTAGAACGAAAGTATTATAACATCATTTAAAACACTAAGCTTGTCTCTTCTACGGAGAAGATGCTCACCACAGCTTGCTTGGCTGCCCGGGGTTCATATTTGTAGTAGAGATGTTCAATCTTACGTAGGTACACCCGGCAAATGTCAGCCGGCatgcccttctcctccttgtaCTTGAGAAGCTTGTCAATGATGGCACACACGCGGATTTCATCACGCAGACTCACAATGTATTCATTGCTGTGAGCATCACAAGcctgaaaaaatagataaatcaaTTACACAAACATGTAAAACATCACTGGAACAGACTacagtgcaggcagtggaaatgagttatttgaggagtgcatgtggtgtgagtcgaatggatggaatgagtaatgaaagtgtgtataagggttttggaatgtgtcacgtgggtgaagggaagaagtgaagcgacagactttaaagtggtttggctacatggagcgaatggaggagagaaagatgaccaggagggtgtatgtgagtgagatagagggagggaatgttagaggaggacctccagtgaaatggagagatagggtgcaggagtatgtcagggagagggtgaaagatccttgagaaactttgagcaggcaaggagggagtgtctggatagagagagatggaaactcttctgccgtggccatcccctggtgggagctcctaggagcaggcgtcaaagatgaatgaatgaatgaaacagactataatgACTAAAAATAATGTCTGGCAGACCTCCTCTATGTGAGTAGCAAATAATGTAAGGGAGTCAAGGGAAATTAACTGAAATGTAGTACATTCATACAAGTTCCAATTACATCCACTTGTTCTCAAGTTTCCAGCACCAGACAGACAGCAAAATACTATAGTCGTGCCTGAAAAACTCAATAAGGTGGACTGCGATAGCCTGAGCCCCACCTTGAGCAGCTTGATGAACTCCTCGTCCATGCGGTCCACAATGGTGAGCACACAGCCGCGCACCAGCAGCGGTGCCTTCTCCAGGCTCTCCGTCTCTTCGGTGACCTGCTCCCCAATGGTCAGTTCAGGGTTCTCGATCACCATGTCCAGCAGCTCATCAATTTTCACCAGCACCTGAATCATTACAATGTCAATGTTTATTGGAGAGTCCTTTGTTACAAGTCTTCTGCAGTTAACAAATTAACTGTTGGAGGAATACACATGAGTAATTCAATATGACAAAGGTGCATCATTAAAACATAACTAGTCCTCTTTAAACACAAACCAACGTCTATCCTAAATTACCTGATTAATGAAACCTCATGAAGTGAATGCAATGCACCTCCATGACCATGAAAGCTTACCTTCTCCCAGAACTCTGTCTTCATAGGGTCTGAGACAGATGGATTGTAGTCATAGATGGACATGGTGATGTTGAACTGGATCTTCACATAGATGGCAGGGCCCAAGTTGTTGTCTTTGGCCACATTAAGGAGCTCGTGCAGCAGCTCAATCTGCTCTTTGCGGtctgtccccttcttccctcGTGCAGCCATGATCTCATTGAGCTTCTTGTGGACTGATGTCACATTGATCTCATCATCTTTCCCAAACATCTTGGGCTTTTCCTGCAAGTCAAGGGAAGGAAGACATCAGCCTCTTCCTTCAATACCCTCACCCACCAATTCAAATAAATGTTATTCCAATCTTCCTTATAATAAATATTCAAAAGTGTGCCATTATTCTCTCACATACAAACTACTATGAATATGTTTGCCATTCCCCACAACAATCCTGTTTTTGCAACATCAAAACTAtttattgacttttttttttataataaagtATAAATCACCCTACCATCGGCATAGAGGAGCCTTTCTTGACTGTCTCCCAGCCGGcatcatcatcactctcctcGTCCTTGGTCTTTATCTCCCTTGgggtcctctttttctttttcttcttcaggtcGTCGTCATCTCGGTCCCTCTTATCTTTCAAGAACTTCTTCCTGCATAATCAACATAATCTTACCAAATATCCATGATCTTGTTGCCCAAGTTGAACAAAATGCCTATCAGACTCATGAACTCTAAGAAAAAGTGGACAAGTGTAACTACTTACTGTATGAGGTTACATGATCTGATTGAACATATAAAATTCCACTAAAGAATAATACCAACAGAGGCTAAATAATTTAACTAGCCACAACATAATTAGCCACTTAAGTGATTGAATGTGACTACAGTGTGATGCTCTCCCTAACCACTTGACCAGACACATTACTGGCATGCTGTGAGAGGAGAGCCTTACGCACCTGAGGGAGTCAATGCCACCTTCACCATCAGAGGAGGAAGTCTCGTCCTCAGAGTCAGGACCCCAATCAATGCTGTCATCATCgtcgtcctcctcatcttcgctTCCCTTGATGATCTTACTGGTGACCCTGAGGAGAGAGACAACTGTTAGTGCCTATTCCATCTGTATGTGACTCACTAttataatgaaatacaagaaaggCGCTtcggctgagggaacataatcgctctgcagaTGCCATGATGTGTAGGCAagaactgtagactatttttagcaCAGAGTTGTCTAAGGGGCAAAAGAGGTAccagttagtcacttagcatcAACAGATAAAAAGTTACGCATGCCGTTCAATTTCCAGAGAGCTTCTCGCTCTCCAGCGCTGGCGTCATGCTCATTGCTTACATCAGAAAGAACTATGTGATGCCAGCAGCATTGTTGTCATTAAGGGGTTAACCTCAACACATTTTAAAACACTGctataaatagtaataataaaactcACTTGGATGGAGCAACATCCTTCCCGAAGGCAGCTGGTCCACTATCCATGAAGTTGTCGTCGTCACTCTCGTCCTCCTGGTCTTCACGCTCCACCTCAGCATCAGAGTCCGGGGCGTCAGGGTTTTCCCGGAATAGGGCAATGTCTGCCTCATAGTCCTTGGCATACTTGCGATACTTCTGCCGCAAGGTGGTCAGGCCCTTGGCATTGTTTTTTGACATGCTCTTTCTGAGGACAAGTACAGTATccaaattaaataaattaacgtatattttttaaaattttatcaTATATACAAGgacatgtaaaaataaataaaaaagctcaACTTTCCTTTGAAGAGAATAATTAGTTACCATCGAAGACATTAAACTTTGTTCAGGTGATCATATACCCCAAAGTATTAATATTGATactcataaagaaagaaaaacacacactgaAAGAGCTAAACTATTCTGCAGCAAGGGGAGCACCATTACCTTCCAGCCTTGTCTTCCCACACGGCCTGAATGAAGTCATCCAGCTCCGCCAGACAACGAACGTAGAACCTCGGGGTGCGGCCGCCCTCCTCCTTTTGAACCACCGGCAAAGCTTTGGCATAAGCACGACAAACATCTTCAAAGcctgaaaagcaaaaaaaaaaatgaagtttgcTTTTGAAACCATATGTATTCACATGCAGCAAACTAGAACCCAAACAACCAGACACCAACTGCAAACCCCTCACATTAGGTCTGATGAGTCTAGGTAACAAactgcataaaaaatataaaaaaaagcataaccAAAGAAAGAGTAACCTACCCCACAATAACAGTAACCTAGCCCCATTAAAATGGCTAAGcttataaaaaaagaatgagtttCCCACTTTGTTGGATGGAGTAAGATAGGATAAGTTGGCAGTCAAGACCTTTCCTCAGAATGCTGCAGTATACCTCCATCCAGAGTTACAGCTTATCTTATTGCACTCAAAATATTTTCCAGAGAAGGCTGTACTGAACTGCTAACTTACTTGACAACAAGCTGGCCATATCCTTGTTTTTCTTATAGTTCTTGATGTTCTTGATGATGTTCTTGAGTTCTTCATAGCGTTTTTCTTTGGCTGAGCGCACTATTCTTTTGGTGTCTTCCTCATCTTCACTGAACTGTTGAAGAAAATAAGACACAACCAATGTAGAAGTGTAACTAAGTAAATACTCTCCACAGAATCTCAGTTGCAATGGGATTATTAATAACAGTCATTTAGCTATGATAAAAGCCATTTCTGACATTTTCCCACTTTAACTAGTAAACTCCGAACAGACTTCCTTCAActgcatttcctccttcctataacTCAAGGGAGGCATATCAAGACACTTCTGACACTCGTTTTGATGACTTGTTTTGGCATCTTCCGTTATATTATATTCCCTTTACTGCCGGAAAAAATACTGACAGCTATAGTGGGCAGGTTAAGCCTCAAATCACAGAACAAAGAACTCAGCGGAGGAAATCAACTCACCACAAACACTGAAGATGAGATTCCTGGCGGCTCGGCAACAATCTCCTCCTCACTCGAGTCAGACTCCGACTCGGAGTCGGACATAAAGAACCGGGACGTCATGATGGCGGTTGTGTCTGG is a genomic window containing:
- the LOC126985076 gene encoding eukaryotic translation initiation factor 3 subunit C-like produces the protein MTSRFFMSDSESESDSSEEEIVAEPPGISSSVFVFSEDEEDTKRIVRSAKEKRYEELKNIIKNIKNYKKNKDMASLLSSFEDVCRAYAKALPVVQKEEGGRTPRFYVRCLAELDDFIQAVWEDKAGRKSMSKNNAKGLTTLRQKYRKYAKDYEADIALFRENPDAPDSDAEVEREDQEDESDDDNFMDSGPAAFGKDVAPSKVTSKIIKGSEDEEDDDDDSIDWGPDSEDETSSSDGEGGIDSLRKKFLKDKRDRDDDDLKKKKKKRTPREIKTKDEESDDDAGWETVKKGSSMPMEKPKMFGKDDEINVTSVHKKLNEIMAARGKKGTDRKEQIELLHELLNVAKDNNLGPAIYVKIQFNITMSIYDYNPSVSDPMKTEFWEKVLVKIDELLDMVIENPELTIGEQVTEETESLEKAPLLVRGCVLTIVDRMDEEFIKLLKACDAHSNEYIVSLRDEIRVCAIIDKLLKYKEEKGMPADICRVYLRKIEHLYYKYEPRAAKQAVGDLPTTDDTSLAEMDRLCKYIYVRDNTDRLRTRAVLCHIYHMSLHDKWYEARDLMLMAHLQETIHHSDLPTQILYNRTMVQLGLCAFRHGNIKEAHNALLDIQSGGRAKELLAQGLLPQRQHERTTEQEKQEKQRQIPFHQHINLEMLECVYLVSAMLIEIPYMAAHEFDARRRMISKSFHHQLKNSERQSLVGPPESMREHVVAASKAMRNGNWKQCRNLLLNDKMNAKVWDLFHEADRVRKMLGLKIQEESLRTYLFTYSHVYDSISLVKLSDMFELPYSTVHAIISKMIINEEIMASLDEPTSCLVMHRTEPSSLQSLSLQLADKLYNLVENNERILDQKPFFTRGMQGGGYRDRREKGNWGDRRDRRDQNIHRRGDRD